A segment of the Carya illinoinensis cultivar Pawnee chromosome 1, C.illinoinensisPawnee_v1, whole genome shotgun sequence genome:
ATTGAGAATCCTAAACTATTACTCTATTTGGGTGGATTTATGTGAGGGGCTCAACATGTCCATGGGAATCCGGATTTCCATCCCAACCCCTATTTGGAGCGAATGTGGATTCCCTTCAAGTGTGAAAGCGAAGGTCTGAGGAGTACGGAACTAAGAAGGGACAGAAGTAAGGGAAAGAGAGGGACAACACTTCCTGCATCATTAAGTTCTTTATGCTCTCTAGTGGATCACTAACCTATTGTTtagttgttgttattattattataacataTGTAGGCTTCACAATTTTCTAGAAATGAATTTTAAGCTCATCTGGGAATATATGGTTTTGGCAGGGAAAAAATGCTACACTGCTTTCGTGTTACATTGGCAATACTGCTACTGGCAGTCAGCATAAAACTTTCACATGCTTTCCAGAGAAATGGACATGCCAAGATGAAATCGGCTGTTTTTCTATCCCCTAAGTTTGTGCTGGGCCCAGGATCGGTGCTGGACAAATATTACTATAATATTGACTTCCCAAGAGGTCACATTGCTCTCAAGAGTTTTAATGGTGAAGTAGTTGATGAAGCAGGGAATTCTGTTCCACTTCACGAGACTTATCTCCACCACTGGGCCACTGTAAGATACTATCAACGTCGAGGTGCAACAAATCCAGATTACAATGGCCCTCTGGAACTTGACAAATCTGATCATATTCTTGTGAGGAATAGTGGGGTATGCCAGAAGAATTCTAATGGACAGTATTATGGTCTTGGATCTGAAACACGAGGAACAGCTACATTTGTTCCAGATCCTTATGGAATAGAAGTTGGTAATCCTGCAGATATTCCTGCTGGGTATGAGGAGGGGTGGTTGCTTAATGTTCATGCAATTGATACTCGGGGCGTCGAAGATAAGTTGGGATGCACTGAATGCAGGTGTGATCTATATAATGTCACAAAGGATCAATATGATCGTCCCTTGAGGCCAGACTATAAAGGAGGCTTATCCTGTTGCTATGATTATACACAATGCAGACTGAGAGAAGGCATTGAGAGTGCTGAGAGAAGAGGCCTTTATGTGAGATATACAGTGAAGTGGCTTGATTGGGATGAGTTTATCGTGCCTGTTAAGATTTATATATTCGATGTCACTGATACATGGAAAAGATTGGAGAATTCAACAGGACAGAATGCAGAACATGAATGCCATGTAAGTGAACTTACTCTCTAATCATGCTATATACTATGATTTTTAATTGTACACGGATCTTAATTAATGGTCTCCTTTTCTCGTACACGCACGTTTCCGAACAAGCGACGTGCAagtagaaatttgtgaaaaagTTGGAATGAAAAATAGCCCTGCTTCTTTGGGTTATGCCGAGGTATTTTAAACAGCTAGAATAGATCGAAGTCATATTTGGAGAAAACctacctctctttttttttctttttttttggtgccTGCACACAAATGTGAACCATTCTTAGTGATGGGAGTAAGAGAAgcttttagattttataaaaaccaTGCTTATTACTTGTATTTAACGTAATTCTACTTGTCCAATATAAATCAGATTTATGTCTTTGTGACCTCAAAGATGTTGAACTTGGTAATTTAAGACAGTGCAaggttgtttaatttatttgtagaacTGGAATGGATTATTGCCATTAGAAACAGGCGATCTAGATTTTTATACAGGCAAAGTAGTTTAACTCTTGCCCTTTCGCTTCCACCCCCAAATGTtatcctctatttttttaaccatttccatcttttgggaaaaaaaaaaaaaaggctgggTTTTTCTACATTCTTCCTGTGTGCTTGAGGATTGGCCCTTTCCCTGTCATTAAAGATTTTAGTCATAGCTGCATGTCCATGAGCCTACTGTTTTTGAAGATCTCATGCTTAATGATTCCATGTAATGGCTGATTTGCTTGTTCCAAGAAACATTGGCTTTTTAAGATGTAGGTAGGATA
Coding sequences within it:
- the LOC122307100 gene encoding uncharacterized protein LOC122307100 isoform X1 codes for the protein MALHSLGWWPEIREKMLHCFRVTLAILLLAVSIKLSHAFQRNGHAKMKSAVFLSPKFVLGPGSVLDKYYYNIDFPRGHIALKSFNGEVVDEAGNSVPLHETYLHHWATVRYYQRRGATNPDYNGPLELDKSDHILVRNSGVCQKNSNGQYYGLGSETRGTATFVPDPYGIEVGNPADIPAGYEEGWLLNVHAIDTRGVEDKLGCTECRCDLYNVTKDQYDRPLRPDYKGGLSCCYDYTQCRLREGIESAERRGLYVRYTVKWLDWDEFIVPVKIYIFDVTDTWKRLENSTGQNAEHECHVEYEVKSCRASGMANNGCTDTKRVSLTMPTGGSVIYGVAHQHAGGTGSTLYGEGGRVICSSIPTYGEGNEAGNEAGYIVGMSSCYPRPGSVKINDGETLILESNYSSTQGHTGVMGLFYILVADELPKPSIHIPLSKSVNQFLQVWERQ
- the LOC122307100 gene encoding uncharacterized protein LOC122307100 isoform X2 translates to MALHSLGWWPEIREKMLHCFRVTLAILLLAVSIKLSHAFQRNGHAKMKSAVFLSPKFVLGPGSVLDKYYYNIDFPRGHIALKSFNGEVVDEAGNSVPLHETYLHHWATVRYYQRRGATNPDYNGPLELDKSDHILVRNSGVCQKNSNGQYYGLGSETRGTATFVPDPYGIEVGNPADIPAGYEEGWLLNVHAIDTRGVEDKLGCTECRCDLYNVTKDQYDRPLRPDYKGGLSCCYDYTQCRLREGIESAERRGLYVRYTVKWLDWDEFIVPVKIYIFDVTDTWKRLENSTGQNAEHECHVEYEVKSCRASGMANNGCTDTKRVSLTMPTGGSVIYGVAHQHAGGTGSTLYGEGGRVICSSIPTYGEGNEAGNEAGYIVGMSSCYPRPGSVKINDGETLILESNYSSTQGHTGVMGLFYILVADELPKPSIHIPLSKSVNQVWERQ
- the LOC122307100 gene encoding uncharacterized protein LOC122307100 isoform X3; the protein is MLHCFRVTLAILLLAVSIKLSHAFQRNGHAKMKSAVFLSPKFVLGPGSVLDKYYYNIDFPRGHIALKSFNGEVVDEAGNSVPLHETYLHHWATVRYYQRRGATNPDYNGPLELDKSDHILVRNSGVCQKNSNGQYYGLGSETRGTATFVPDPYGIEVGNPADIPAGYEEGWLLNVHAIDTRGVEDKLGCTECRCDLYNVTKDQYDRPLRPDYKGGLSCCYDYTQCRLREGIESAERRGLYVRYTVKWLDWDEFIVPVKIYIFDVTDTWKRLENSTGQNAEHECHVEYEVKSCRASGMANNGCTDTKRVSLTMPTGGSVIYGVAHQHAGGTGSTLYGEGGRVICSSIPTYGEGNEAGNEAGYIVGMSSCYPRPGSVKINDGETLILESNYSSTQGHTGVMGLFYILVADELPKPSIHIPLSKSVNQFLQVWERQ